In the Pseudoalteromonas undina genome, one interval contains:
- a CDS encoding sigma-54 dependent transcriptional regulator, producing the protein MILILDNNNNRSIGLYASLTFIGEAVQLQTEADFEQACSHYQNKECIVVLGALQSLDHESLIKRYPTFPFLLIGETLKPLLSLANVVGLICEPFTHEVTTQLLHDCQQYQRMLPHEHQHNKEKSTFDGLVGETKAVKDLRFLITQVAKTDANVLILGESGTGKEVVARNVHLLSKRNKGPFVPVNCGAIPAELLESELFGHEKGAFTGAISARKGRFELAQGGTLFLDEIGDMPLQMQVKLLRVLQERSYERVGGTKAIQADVRVIAATHRDLESMIEKGSFREDLYYRLNVFPIESPSLAQRAEDIPLLLKELMRRVNEQSGTTAKFTERAIDSLKEHSWPGNIRELANLVERMVIMFPDKVVDVPDLPNKYRYIEVEAYEPQYPEELMERDAFNDIFSGGFSEDEIDLEDDFAQAAPGLLPDEGIELKEYLAELEINLITQALERFDYVVARAAEVLGVRRTTLVEKMKKYNLSRD; encoded by the coding sequence ATGATCTTAATTTTAGATAATAATAATAATCGCTCTATTGGATTATATGCATCGCTTACTTTTATTGGTGAGGCGGTACAGTTGCAAACAGAAGCTGACTTTGAGCAGGCATGTAGTCACTATCAAAATAAAGAATGTATTGTGGTGCTAGGGGCGCTGCAATCTTTAGATCATGAAAGCTTAATTAAACGCTATCCAACATTTCCTTTTTTACTGATTGGTGAAACACTCAAACCGCTACTGAGTCTTGCCAATGTTGTTGGACTAATTTGTGAGCCATTTACTCATGAAGTTACCACTCAGTTACTACATGATTGTCAGCAATATCAGCGTATGCTGCCTCATGAGCATCAACACAATAAAGAAAAAAGCACCTTTGATGGCCTTGTAGGTGAAACCAAAGCCGTAAAAGATTTACGCTTTTTAATTACTCAAGTTGCTAAAACTGATGCCAACGTGCTTATTTTAGGTGAGTCGGGCACGGGTAAAGAAGTGGTTGCTCGTAATGTGCATCTGCTCTCTAAGCGTAACAAAGGTCCATTTGTACCAGTAAACTGTGGGGCAATTCCTGCAGAGTTACTAGAAAGTGAACTATTTGGCCATGAAAAAGGTGCATTTACCGGGGCTATTTCAGCACGTAAAGGCCGGTTTGAATTGGCGCAAGGTGGCACGCTATTTTTAGATGAAATAGGGGATATGCCGCTGCAAATGCAGGTTAAGTTACTGCGAGTACTACAAGAGCGTAGCTATGAGCGCGTTGGCGGTACTAAAGCGATTCAAGCCGATGTACGTGTTATTGCTGCAACCCACCGCGACCTTGAAAGCATGATTGAAAAAGGCTCATTCCGAGAAGATTTATATTATCGCTTAAATGTTTTTCCTATTGAGAGTCCATCACTTGCTCAACGTGCAGAAGACATCCCTTTGCTACTTAAAGAGCTAATGCGCCGTGTAAATGAACAAAGCGGTACTACGGCTAAGTTTACAGAGCGTGCTATTGATAGTTTAAAAGAGCATTCTTGGCCGGGTAATATTCGTGAGCTTGCGAACCTAGTTGAGCGTATGGTTATTATGTTCCCTGACAAGGTGGTGGATGTTCCTGACTTACCTAACAAATACCGCTACATTGAAGTTGAAGCCTATGAGCCACAGTATCCAGAAGAACTGATGGAGCGTGATGCGTTTAATGATATTTTTAGCGGCGGATTTAGTGAAGACGAAATAGACCTTGAAGATGATTTTGCTCAAGCGGCACCGGGTTTATTGCCCGATGAAGGTATTGAGCTTAAGGAGTACTTAGCTGAGCTTGAAATTAACTTAATCACCCAGGCATTAGAGCGCTTTGATTACGTTGTTGCCCGTGCTGCTGAAGTGCTAGGCGTAAGGCGAACCACACTGGTCGAAAAAATGAAAAAATATAACTTGTCTAGGGATTAA
- a CDS encoding DNA-3-methyladenine glycosylase I, with amino-acid sequence MNKETQCRCPWLDTTKPDYVEYHDHEWGVPVYDDQLLFEFLTLESAQAGLSWYTILKKRENYKNAFANFDVHKVAAFTEHDIEKLMQNAGIVRNRLKIVATINNAKCFITIQEEFGSFSDYQWQFVSNKPQVNDLETLADYPAVTEASTLFAKDLKKRGFKFLGPTTVYAYMQACGMVNDHSNDCFRKEEVKKLG; translated from the coding sequence ATGAATAAAGAGACTCAGTGCCGCTGCCCATGGTTAGATACAACAAAACCTGACTATGTGGAATATCATGATCATGAATGGGGCGTCCCTGTGTATGACGATCAACTACTTTTTGAGTTTTTAACATTAGAATCGGCACAAGCAGGACTCAGCTGGTATACCATATTAAAAAAGCGTGAGAATTATAAAAATGCCTTCGCTAACTTTGATGTACACAAAGTAGCGGCCTTTACTGAACACGATATAGAAAAATTAATGCAAAATGCGGGCATAGTTCGCAACCGCTTAAAAATTGTCGCAACAATTAATAACGCAAAATGCTTTATTACTATTCAAGAAGAGTTTGGCAGTTTTAGTGATTATCAGTGGCAGTTTGTGAGTAATAAACCTCAGGTAAACGATCTAGAAACACTGGCCGACTACCCTGCAGTTACTGAGGCATCGACGTTATTTGCGAAGGATTTAAAAAAGCGTGGCTTTAAATTTTTAGGCCCAACCACAGTGTATGCCTACATGCAGGCCTGTGGAATGGTTAACGATCATAGTAATGATTGTTTTAGGAAGGAAGAAGTTAAAAAGTTAGGCTAA
- a CDS encoding flagellin has translation MALSVNTNVASLNGQRNLSKSSMALETSMQRLSSGLRINSAKDDAAGLQIANRLTSQVNGLTVAQRNANDGISMAQTAEGAMQESANILQRMRDLSLQSANGSNSAVDRASLQKEVAALQQELTRIADTTKFGGTSLLDGTFGTKQFQVGANANETINVSLRNVAADAIGSNEIDGPGTVFGVVAAGSMAANEVVAAGSLNINGTDVAFGANDGADGVANKINSAASGVTAEARLEVVIGGITNLDNATINIGDDNYDLGTYGGEMARLAEDMVADGYDAVYDSDAGTITLKATGVDGIESVMDAGTPAGGLTFDGTAAATAAASKTSEINLSSPNKIGISNDGSANELEMFNGALSELSSVEAIDISGTTSEGAQSAIQTIDAALAQIDTQRADLGAVQNRFGFTIANLANVSENVSASRSRIQDTDYALETATLTKNQIMQQAGTTILSQANQLPQAALSLLGG, from the coding sequence ATGGCTTTAAGCGTAAATACAAATGTTGCATCACTTAATGGGCAACGCAATCTATCTAAATCTAGCATGGCACTTGAAACCTCAATGCAGAGACTATCATCTGGTTTGCGTATTAATAGCGCAAAAGACGATGCTGCAGGTTTACAAATTGCCAACCGACTAACGTCTCAGGTAAATGGCCTAACGGTTGCTCAGCGTAATGCCAACGATGGTATTTCAATGGCGCAAACTGCTGAAGGTGCGATGCAAGAGTCAGCAAACATTCTGCAACGTATGCGTGACTTATCACTGCAATCAGCGAATGGGTCGAACAGTGCAGTTGACCGTGCATCCCTGCAAAAAGAAGTGGCAGCCCTGCAACAAGAGCTCACTCGAATTGCAGATACTACTAAATTTGGTGGCACCAGCTTACTTGATGGTACCTTTGGTACAAAACAATTCCAAGTGGGCGCAAACGCGAATGAAACCATTAATGTAAGCTTACGTAATGTAGCTGCCGATGCCATTGGTTCTAATGAAATTGATGGGCCAGGCACTGTATTTGGTGTAGTTGCCGCAGGCAGTATGGCCGCTAACGAAGTTGTCGCTGCTGGTTCACTAAATATTAATGGTACTGATGTGGCTTTCGGGGCCAATGATGGCGCCGATGGGGTTGCTAATAAGATTAATTCAGCCGCGTCAGGCGTTACAGCCGAGGCTCGCTTAGAGGTAGTTATTGGTGGAATAACAAACCTTGATAATGCAACAATTAATATTGGTGATGATAACTATGATTTAGGCACATATGGTGGCGAAATGGCTCGTTTAGCTGAAGATATGGTTGCTGATGGTTATGATGCAGTTTATGACTCTGATGCTGGAACGATTACGCTAAAAGCAACGGGTGTTGATGGTATCGAATCTGTTATGGATGCAGGTACTCCAGCTGGTGGATTAACGTTTGACGGAACTGCTGCAGCTACAGCGGCGGCTTCAAAAACGTCAGAAATTAATTTGTCATCACCGAATAAAATTGGTATTTCAAATGATGGTTCAGCGAATGAGCTAGAGATGTTTAATGGTGCATTGAGTGAGTTATCATCGGTTGAAGCGATAGATATTAGTGGTACAACTAGTGAGGGGGCTCAATCGGCAATTCAAACAATTGATGCTGCATTGGCACAAATAGATACTCAGCGTGCCGATTTAGGTGCGGTGCAAAACCGTTTTGGCTTTACCATTGCCAACCTTGCTAACGTATCTGAAAACGTGTCAGCTTCGCGTAGCCGTATTCAAGATACCGATTACGCGCTTGAAACCGCAACGTTAACTAAAAACCAAATCATGCAACAAGCCGGTACTACTATTTTGTCTCAGGCAAACCAGTTACCACAGGCCGCATTAAGTCTTTTAGGTGGCTAA
- a CDS encoding flagellar protein FlaG, translating to METQSLNLNISSAQKGEVTSSYQTPSQVKQNADEQNNTPITTTASNSEVSETELSPEKLEKVVQQLQDFMGEMNRSLQFKVDEDSGRNVIKVIDKESGDLVKQYPSEEVLGIVAKLAEATGVLVDFKV from the coding sequence ATGGAAACGCAAAGTTTAAATCTAAATATCAGCTCAGCGCAAAAAGGTGAGGTTACCTCAAGTTACCAAACCCCATCACAAGTTAAGCAAAATGCTGATGAACAAAATAATACACCCATCACCACCACTGCAAGTAATAGTGAAGTTTCTGAAACAGAGTTATCACCTGAAAAACTAGAGAAGGTGGTACAGCAATTGCAGGACTTTATGGGCGAAATGAACCGTAGTCTACAGTTTAAAGTGGATGAGGATTCTGGCCGTAATGTTATTAAGGTGATTGATAAAGAAAGTGGTGATTTAGTTAAGCAGTATCCTTCTGAAGAAGTGTTAGGAATTGTTGCTAAATTAGCGGAAGCCACTGGCGTGTTAGTTGATTTTAAAGTTTAG
- the fliD gene encoding flagellar filament capping protein FliD, with protein sequence MAISFTGIGSGLQVNEIVTALVNAEKSPYQARVTKQQANFTTDISAVGTLKASLEELNGSLESLGDIENFQKRTISGSDDFVSLSSEKNAQTNNYSIKVNSLAENHKLTSNAIAGDEAVGEGKLTISSGSNSFDINVSDTAKLADIRDAINDSADNDSVNATIITDDTGQRLVLSSKETGAENAIKIVVDDVGDGGNTDLSGLSRLAYDSDTTSTTYAENLNEVTAATDASITIDGTLVASSSTNEFKDVIEGVTINAKKTHNADDDLSKATITENNNNVAAGLKSFVEKFNAFIDLSNQLGRSSAEEGVGALAGDSLLRGSVNQVRSMLTSEFSTGNGNTDFLANFGIRTERSGKLSIDSDALKAAVESDPQAIQTFFVGENDGDGFVGQLDTVIKGYTASDGIISSRIEGRETQLDKLQDEVDAFNSRMKKYEERLYSQYNAMDILVANLNSTGSYLQQQLANLPGVAKKSS encoded by the coding sequence ATGGCTATTTCATTTACAGGTATAGGTTCAGGGCTTCAAGTTAATGAAATTGTAACTGCTTTAGTGAATGCTGAAAAAAGCCCTTACCAAGCTCGAGTAACTAAACAGCAAGCAAACTTTACTACCGATATATCTGCAGTAGGTACCCTAAAAGCCTCTTTGGAAGAGCTTAATGGTTCACTAGAATCATTGGGTGACATCGAAAACTTTCAAAAGCGCACTATCAGTGGCAGTGACGACTTTGTTTCTTTAAGCTCTGAAAAAAACGCGCAAACCAATAATTACTCGATTAAAGTTAATAGTTTGGCTGAGAACCATAAGCTAACATCAAATGCTATAGCTGGCGATGAAGCGGTGGGAGAGGGTAAGCTCACGATTAGTTCTGGCTCTAACAGTTTTGACATAAATGTGTCAGACACAGCAAAGCTGGCTGATATACGTGACGCGATTAATGACTCTGCTGACAATGATTCAGTTAATGCTACTATTATTACCGATGATACGGGGCAGCGATTAGTGTTATCAAGTAAAGAAACCGGCGCAGAAAACGCAATAAAAATTGTAGTTGATGATGTCGGTGATGGTGGTAATACAGACTTGTCTGGCTTGTCTCGTCTTGCGTATGATAGTGATACAACATCAACAACGTATGCTGAAAACTTAAACGAAGTAACAGCAGCGACGGATGCTTCAATTACGATTGACGGAACGCTTGTGGCCTCAAGCAGTACCAATGAGTTTAAAGATGTTATTGAAGGCGTTACCATTAATGCTAAAAAAACTCACAATGCAGACGATGATTTAAGTAAAGCAACTATCACTGAAAATAATAATAATGTTGCTGCTGGATTAAAGTCGTTTGTAGAGAAGTTTAATGCATTTATTGATTTATCAAATCAGCTCGGTCGCTCTAGCGCTGAAGAGGGCGTTGGTGCACTTGCGGGTGATTCATTACTTAGAGGCTCTGTAAACCAAGTACGCTCGATGTTAACATCTGAATTTAGCACGGGTAATGGTAATACCGACTTTTTAGCTAACTTTGGTATTAGAACTGAGCGCTCAGGTAAGTTAAGTATTGATTCTGACGCTCTTAAAGCTGCCGTAGAAAGTGATCCACAAGCTATCCAAACGTTTTTTGTTGGCGAAAATGACGGTGATGGTTTTGTTGGCCAGTTAGATACTGTTATTAAAGGTTATACGGCCTCTGATGGTATTATTAGTTCACGTATTGAAGGGCGTGAAACACAACTCGATAAGCTACAAGATGAAGTTGATGCATTTAATAGCCGAATGAAAAAGTATGAAGAGCGACTATATAGCCAATACAATGCCATGGATATATTAGTTGCTAACCTAAACTCGACAGGAAGTTACTTGCAGCAACAATTAGCTAACCTACCGGGTGTGGCTAAAAAGTCTAGCTAA
- a CDS encoding sigma-54-dependent transcriptional regulator translates to MSNTILVVEDDAGLREALIDTLEMSGIACTAASSAEQAMLLLKKDVFSLVVSDVQMGEMSGLDLLRSIKLNHPDLPVLMMTAYATIDDAVEAMRLGAIDYMAKPFAPEVLLNMVSRYLPEKEKETDGPIVADPSSIQLLELAGKVARSDASVMVLGPSGSGKEVLARYIHDKSKRCNEPFVAINCAAIPENMLEATLFGYEKGAFTGAIQACPGKFEQAQGGTILLDEITEMDLGLQAKLLRVLQEREVERLGGRKTISLDVRVLATSNRELKEAVAANQFREDLYYRLNVFPLLWRPLCERPGDIIVLAKHLIERHLSKSKEPMAYLDTSAEQKLLSHSWPGNVRELDNVIQRALILRSGSTIDEHAIFIENLTPTQFVVEPTTVPEPIKSNLSNAYYDEKTMPEDEQKNDLLALDTGSYKDELKDKEHRIILETLARCQGKRKEVAETLGISPRTLRYKLAQMRDLGISLPA, encoded by the coding sequence ATGAGTAACACTATTTTAGTTGTAGAAGACGACGCCGGACTTCGTGAAGCATTAATTGATACTCTAGAAATGTCGGGCATCGCTTGCACGGCAGCCAGTAGTGCAGAGCAAGCCATGTTGTTATTAAAAAAAGATGTATTTTCACTGGTGGTCAGTGATGTACAAATGGGCGAAATGAGTGGCTTGGATTTATTACGCAGTATTAAATTAAATCACCCTGATTTACCCGTACTTATGATGACGGCCTATGCCACAATTGATGATGCAGTTGAAGCCATGCGCCTAGGCGCGATTGATTATATGGCTAAGCCATTTGCCCCAGAAGTGCTATTGAACATGGTGAGCCGTTACTTACCTGAAAAGGAAAAAGAAACAGACGGTCCTATTGTTGCCGACCCTAGTAGTATTCAACTACTTGAACTTGCAGGTAAAGTTGCTCGTTCAGATGCCAGCGTAATGGTACTTGGGCCAAGTGGCTCAGGTAAAGAAGTGCTGGCACGGTATATTCATGACAAGTCAAAACGCTGCAATGAACCATTTGTAGCAATTAACTGTGCTGCTATTCCTGAAAACATGCTTGAAGCTACTTTGTTTGGCTACGAAAAAGGTGCGTTTACTGGTGCGATTCAGGCCTGCCCGGGTAAGTTTGAACAAGCACAGGGTGGGACTATCTTACTTGATGAAATCACCGAAATGGATTTAGGTTTACAAGCCAAACTATTGCGGGTATTACAAGAACGCGAAGTTGAGCGTTTAGGCGGTCGGAAAACTATTTCGCTAGATGTACGTGTGCTTGCAACCAGTAACCGCGAATTAAAAGAGGCCGTTGCTGCAAATCAGTTCCGCGAAGATTTATATTATCGACTCAATGTGTTCCCTTTACTGTGGCGACCTCTGTGTGAGCGTCCTGGCGACATTATTGTACTGGCTAAGCATTTAATTGAACGTCACTTAAGTAAAAGCAAAGAGCCAATGGCGTATCTAGATACAAGCGCCGAACAAAAGCTACTTAGCCATAGCTGGCCGGGTAACGTTCGAGAGCTGGATAACGTTATTCAACGTGCTTTAATTTTACGCAGTGGCAGTACTATTGATGAGCATGCAATTTTTATCGAAAATTTAACCCCAACCCAGTTTGTGGTTGAACCAACTACAGTGCCGGAGCCTATAAAAAGTAATCTCAGTAACGCTTATTATGATGAAAAAACAATGCCCGAAGATGAGCAAAAAAATGATTTGCTCGCCTTAGACACGGGGAGTTATAAAGATGAACTTAAAGATAAAGAACATCGCATAATTTTAGAAACCTTGGCGCGTTGCCAAGGGAAGCGTAAAGAAGTAGCCGAAACCTTAGGTATAAGTCCACGTACTTTGCGTTACAAATTAGCGCAAATGCGCGATTTAGGTATTTCCCTCCCTGCATAA
- a CDS encoding flagellin, translating to MALSVNTNVASLNAQRNLSKSSDALGTSMQRLSSGMKINSAKDDAAGLQIANRLSSQINGLGVAQRNANDGISMSQTAEGAMQESSNILQRMRDLSLQSANGSNDANARAALQKEVGALQQELTRIAETTKFGGTSLLDGSFGTKQFQVGSNANETINVTLRDVSADALGANEIDGAGSVFGAVAAAGDMATNEAITAGTLNINGVDVTLGANDGADGAAAKINAAATGVVAEARLEVTIAGITNTDNATINVGDDNYDLGTYGGDMARLAEDMVADGYDAVYDSDAGEITLKATGVDGIESVMDAGTPAGGLTFDGVTASTATASKTSEINLSSPNKIGISNDGTADETELFSASTSSLTSVETIDISGATSQGAQDAIQTIDAALAQIDAQRADLGAVQNRFGFTIANLSNVSENVSASKSRIEDTDYAAETAKLTKNQIMQQAGTTILAQSNQLPQAALSLLG from the coding sequence ATGGCTTTATCAGTAAATACTAACGTTGCATCACTAAATGCACAAAGAAACTTATCAAAATCAAGCGATGCGTTAGGTACATCAATGCAACGCCTTTCATCTGGTATGAAAATCAATAGCGCGAAAGATGATGCGGCAGGTCTACAAATTGCTAACCGTCTTTCTTCACAAATTAATGGTTTAGGTGTTGCACAGCGTAACGCTAACGATGGTATCTCAATGTCGCAAACTGCTGAGGGTGCGATGCAAGAGTCGTCAAACATCTTACAACGTATGCGTGATCTATCTCTACAATCAGCAAATGGTTCAAACGATGCTAACGCTCGTGCGGCACTACAAAAAGAAGTTGGCGCATTACAGCAAGAGCTTACTCGTATCGCCGAAACAACTAAATTTGGTGGTACAAGCTTACTAGATGGTTCGTTCGGTACTAAACAATTCCAAGTAGGTTCAAACGCTAACGAAACAATTAACGTAACTTTGCGTGATGTATCAGCAGATGCGCTTGGTGCAAATGAAATTGATGGTGCTGGTTCTGTATTTGGCGCAGTAGCTGCAGCTGGTGACATGGCTACAAATGAAGCTATAACAGCAGGCACACTAAATATTAATGGTGTCGATGTTACTCTTGGGGCTAATGATGGTGCTGATGGTGCTGCAGCAAAAATAAATGCTGCTGCTACAGGCGTAGTTGCTGAAGCTCGCTTAGAAGTAACTATTGCTGGTATCACTAATACAGATAACGCAACAATCAATGTTGGCGATGACAACTATGATTTAGGTACCTACGGTGGTGATATGGCTCGCTTAGCTGAGGATATGGTTGCCGATGGGTATGATGCAGTTTACGATTCTGATGCTGGTGAAATTACACTTAAAGCAACAGGTGTGGATGGTATTGAATCTGTTATGGATGCAGGTACTCCAGCTGGTGGTTTAACATTTGATGGAGTAACTGCATCTACAGCAACGGCTTCAAAAACATCAGAAATAAACTTATCATCACCGAACAAAATTGGTATTTCTAATGATGGAACTGCCGATGAAACTGAATTATTTAGTGCTTCTACAAGCTCTTTGACATCAGTTGAAACTATTGATATTTCTGGGGCAACAAGTCAAGGTGCACAAGATGCAATTCAAACAATTGATGCGGCGCTTGCGCAAATTGATGCACAACGAGCAGACTTAGGTGCGGTTCAAAACCGTTTTGGCTTCACTATTGCTAACCTTTCAAACGTATCAGAAAACGTGTCGGCTTCTAAAAGTCGTATCGAAGATACAGATTATGCTGCAGAAACAGCTAAACTAACTAAGAACCAGATTATGCAACAGGCTGGTACAACAATCTTAGCTCAGTCTAACCAGTTACCACAGGCAGCACTTAGCTTATTAGGTTAA
- a CDS encoding sensor histidine kinase — MALASVLKPQFISANQYNPCLLQEEYVGELSDLRQQASWLSHLVDTMPAGVIVLDGKGMIAKANQIAIDMLGEPLEGEKWFSVIQRSFRPHQDDGHEVSLKDGRLIKLDITALAPEPGQLILMTDLTETRRLQKRVAHMQRLSALGKMVASLAHQVRTPLSAAMLYAANLGSKRLPEASRGSFHTKLMSRLKDLETQVNDMLLFAKSGDQQIVEQVSMQQLLSEVKAGADAMVALNDSELNVSLPEPDIEIMGNKTALASAIQNLIHNSIQVIGSGAQVYLSAQRDKQDSDFVRISVSDNGPGIDLVQSEKIFEPFYTTKSQGTGLGLAVVSSVASAHQGRVEANNNPHGGAIFSMLLPISVTSKLGESHE; from the coding sequence ATGGCCCTTGCAAGTGTGCTAAAACCCCAGTTTATTTCTGCTAACCAGTATAACCCATGTTTACTGCAAGAGGAGTATGTTGGTGAGTTGAGTGATTTGCGTCAACAGGCAAGTTGGCTTTCTCATTTAGTTGATACTATGCCAGCGGGCGTAATTGTACTCGATGGTAAAGGAATGATCGCGAAGGCGAATCAAATTGCTATCGATATGCTCGGTGAACCATTAGAGGGTGAGAAGTGGTTTAGTGTTATTCAGCGCTCATTTCGTCCTCATCAAGATGATGGTCATGAAGTGTCTTTAAAAGATGGACGCTTAATAAAACTCGATATTACCGCACTTGCGCCAGAGCCTGGGCAACTTATATTAATGACCGATTTGACTGAAACCCGACGCTTACAAAAACGAGTCGCGCACATGCAGCGTTTAAGTGCGTTAGGTAAAATGGTGGCATCTTTGGCCCATCAAGTACGCACACCGTTATCAGCAGCTATGTTGTATGCTGCCAACTTAGGCTCAAAGCGCTTACCGGAAGCATCACGCGGCAGTTTTCACACAAAATTAATGTCTCGCTTGAAAGATTTAGAAACCCAAGTAAACGACATGCTGCTATTTGCTAAAAGTGGTGATCAACAGATAGTTGAGCAAGTGTCGATGCAACAGTTACTCAGTGAAGTAAAAGCCGGTGCTGATGCCATGGTAGCGCTCAATGATAGCGAATTAAATGTGAGCTTACCTGAACCCGATATAGAAATCATGGGTAATAAAACCGCATTAGCAAGCGCTATTCAAAACCTAATTCACAACAGTATTCAAGTTATTGGCAGTGGCGCGCAGGTTTACCTTAGCGCCCAGCGTGACAAACAAGACTCTGACTTTGTGCGCATTAGCGTTAGTGACAATGGTCCAGGCATTGACTTAGTTCAGAGCGAGAAAATATTTGAACCTTTTTATACCACTAAAAGCCAAGGTACAGGCTTAGGGCTTGCCGTTGTTAGTTCGGTAGCCAGTGCGCATCAGGGAAGGGTTGAGGCAAACAACAACCCACACGGGGGAGCAATTTTTAGTATGTTGCTGCCTATTAGTGTCACATCTAAATTAGGGGAGTCACATGAGTAA
- the fliE gene encoding flagellar hook-basal body complex protein FliE — translation MKIQNSALFQEMQSMASEATRSNQVNNLPTQVQSTSTAQFGDMLSNALNTVHELQQDTGQKRKAVEMGDRSVSLAEAMIASQKSSVAFEATVQVRNKLVESYKEIMNMPV, via the coding sequence ATGAAAATTCAAAACAGTGCTTTATTTCAAGAAATGCAATCTATGGCTTCAGAAGCCACGCGTAGTAACCAAGTTAATAACTTGCCAACGCAAGTGCAATCAACGTCTACAGCACAATTTGGTGATATGTTGAGTAATGCACTTAATACAGTGCATGAGCTTCAGCAAGACACAGGACAAAAAAGAAAAGCAGTTGAGATGGGCGACAGAAGCGTATCGCTTGCTGAGGCGATGATTGCCTCGCAAAAGTCTTCTGTGGCATTTGAAGCTACGGTACAGGTTCGTAATAAGCTTGTTGAATCTTACAAAGAAATTATGAACATGCCTGTTTAA
- the fliS gene encoding flagellar export chaperone FliS, which translates to MAHASINKYRQITVSSVKEMTPYDQVKLVFVNIVGKLSAAKGFIERKELEKKGNAISDCIVLLGALQQVLNFEHNNEVSTNLDSLYDYCQRSLLTANLENDIEKIDEVITLIKEIKSGWEAIPFEQREPQL; encoded by the coding sequence ATGGCTCATGCATCAATCAATAAATACCGTCAAATAACAGTTAGCAGCGTTAAAGAGATGACTCCCTACGACCAAGTTAAACTCGTGTTTGTAAATATTGTTGGCAAGCTCTCTGCTGCAAAAGGATTTATTGAACGTAAAGAGTTAGAAAAAAAAGGCAACGCAATCTCTGATTGTATTGTGCTACTTGGTGCGTTGCAGCAAGTGTTAAATTTTGAACATAATAATGAAGTATCAACTAACTTAGACTCTTTATACGATTACTGTCAGCGCAGCTTATTAACCGCGAACCTTGAGAACGATATAGAAAAAATTGATGAAGTAATTACCTTGATCAAGGAAATAAAATCAGGTTGGGAAGCAATTCCATTTGAACAAAGAGAACCACAACTATAA